The Chryseobacterium indicum genome includes a window with the following:
- the rsmA gene encoding 16S rRNA (adenine(1518)-N(6)/adenine(1519)-N(6))-dimethyltransferase RsmA, translating into MSVKAKKHLGQHFLTDENIARKIVEGLSFEGYNKVMEVGPGMGVLTKYLIEKEQNIYLAEIDKESIEYLKQNYSKITEETFVGDFLKQDFQFTNGEQIAIIGNFPYNISSQILFQIIDHYELIPEMVGMFQKEVAERTAAVPRTKDYGILSVLIQAYYDTSYLFTVHENVFNPPPKVKSGVIRITRNPKEGLAGNEVLFKQIVKAGFNQRRKKLSNALKVLNIPEDLKTHEFMDKRAEELSVADFISFTQLWKDSL; encoded by the coding sequence TTGAGTGTAAAAGCAAAAAAGCATCTTGGTCAGCACTTTCTGACAGATGAAAACATCGCAAGAAAAATCGTGGAAGGTCTGAGTTTTGAGGGCTATAATAAAGTAATGGAAGTAGGTCCCGGAATGGGAGTTCTTACCAAATATCTTATTGAAAAAGAACAGAATATTTACCTTGCGGAAATCGACAAAGAATCCATAGAATACCTAAAGCAAAACTATTCTAAAATAACCGAAGAAACGTTTGTGGGAGATTTTCTGAAGCAGGATTTTCAGTTTACCAACGGAGAACAGATTGCCATTATCGGAAATTTTCCTTACAATATCTCTTCGCAGATTTTGTTTCAGATTATCGATCATTATGAGCTGATTCCTGAAATGGTGGGAATGTTTCAGAAAGAAGTAGCGGAAAGAACTGCAGCAGTCCCGAGAACGAAAGATTACGGAATTCTCTCTGTCCTGATTCAGGCTTATTATGATACTTCGTACTTGTTTACGGTTCATGAAAATGTCTTTAATCCGCCGCCAAAAGTAAAATCCGGTGTTATCAGAATCACCCGAAACCCGAAAGAAGGATTAGCCGGAAATGAGGTTTTATTCAAACAGATCGTAAAGGCAGGTTTTAACCAAAGAAGAAAAAAGCTTTCCAACGCTTTGAAGGTTTTAAATATTCCTGAAGATTTAAAAACCCATGAATTTATGGATAAAAGAGCGGAAGAACTCAGCGTGGCAGATTTCATCTCATTTACCCAGCTTTGGAAAGATAGTCTTTAG
- a CDS encoding transposase produces MSRVKRGFSTRFDLGKIFQLIIKRLKTGCQWRELSLKEYFTNQGISWQLIYYYFNKWSKDGSFRRIWVSLLKKNKRNLDLSCVQMDGSHTRSKTGGESVGYQGRKSSKTSNCIFLCDNQGQMLSMGEPVSGEHHDLYQIEDTLEEIFVLLDEADIECKGLFLNADSGFDGKKCRDILEKKEMIANIKENPRNGNTEHEKYFDSELYKRRFKIEKAKCMAG; encoded by the coding sequence TTGAGCAGAGTAAAACGGGGATTTTCAACAAGATTTGATTTAGGGAAAATCTTTCAACTCATTATTAAGCGTTTAAAAACAGGCTGCCAATGGCGCGAGCTGAGTCTTAAAGAGTACTTTACAAATCAGGGAATCAGTTGGCAACTGATTTATTATTATTTTAACAAATGGAGTAAGGATGGTTCTTTCAGGCGAATTTGGGTTTCCCTTCTTAAAAAGAATAAAAGAAATTTAGATCTTTCCTGTGTTCAGATGGACGGAAGTCATACGCGCAGTAAAACCGGTGGCGAATCGGTAGGTTATCAGGGACGAAAATCATCAAAGACCAGTAATTGTATCTTCCTTTGTGATAATCAGGGACAAATGCTTTCAATGGGAGAGCCGGTGAGCGGAGAACATCATGACCTTTATCAGATTGAAGACACTTTAGAGGAGATTTTTGTTCTTTTGGATGAAGCTGATATAGAGTGTAAAGGATTATTCCTGAATGCCGATTCAGGTTTTGACGGTAAAAAATGCAGAGATATTCTTGAGAAAAAAGAAATGATTGCCAATATTAAAGAGAATCCACGGAATGGAAATACAGAGCATGAAAAATATTTTGATTCCGAACTGTATAAAAGAAGATTCAAAATAGAAAAAGCAAAATGCATGGCTGGATAG